The Caldicellulosiruptoraceae bacterium PP1 nucleotide sequence TTCTATTTGTCAATTTTTTGATTGCATTGATTTTTATAAAATTTTCAATTCGACTATATATTGTTTATATTCTAAATAAAAGGGTTTTTAGTCCTTGTTCAAATTTTTTGTTGTACATCACTATATCTCTCCTTTACAGTTTTTGATATTAACAATAATTTATCACTTTGAGGTAACTCTAAGTCAAGGATTTTTCTTTAGAAAGCAAGTATGTTTTGAAGTATATATTGAAATGATTACTCGAATTTTTATAGTGATTTGTGAATTTATTATCCATTTTTATTCATTTAAATTTTATCATTTCAACCAAGAGCTGTAGCTAAAATTCATAAGCACCATGCAAGTGCAACCCAAATACCATTATCGTAACTAATTTCTTATATTTATATTAATGTAACAATAATTTTAAAAGTTACATTTAATGCATTTTAAATAGAAACCCCTTCATTAATTATTGTTCAATCCTTGAAGATTATTTTGATATTGGCAATCTGAACATTTACCAAAGTATCGGTTTTGGGCTCCAATTTTTTGCTCTTAGTTGGCCGGATCAGCCTTCATGTAGTATTCGGTCACAACAACCGCAAGTTTTCTTTTGTCTTCCGCTGAAATTGTTCATTCTTTATAAGGATTTACCGTAAAAGCAATCATTACCAAGCTAACAGTTATAGCTACAATCATTATAACCCAATATGCCGGTTTCTTAAAAATTAGTAATTTTTTACTATTACACAAATAAAAAAACAAGGTTTCCTGTGCTTCCACCACAAAAACACATTTTAGGCAGATAGAAGATCACTATTGAACCCTGTATTTAAGATATTTTAGACATTTATTTTGTTTTTTTATTTAAATCAATACCACTCTCCTACAATACTTGTTTACATAAAAGAGACAATAATATCAAAATTGGTTGCTATTATTTTATAAAATGTAAATCAAATGTAATACATGCACCACCGTCCTTTGCATTAAAGGCAGTAATACTTCCACCATGCATTTCTACCAGTCTTTTTGCAATATAAAGTCCTAGTCCGGCATGACCGTGTTTGGTAGAACGGGATTCATCTCCCCTGTAAAATTTATTAAAAAGATTAGATAGATCTTTACTACTAAATCCCTTTCCTGTATCACATACTTTAAAACAAATATTATTACAGGTAATATCAGCATTAATTGTTATTGTTCCATGTTCCGGCGTATAATCAATGCTGTTCGAAACGATATTGTCAAGAATACGCTCAAGTTTTACAGTATCAACAGGGCATGTCATTTTAGCCTGGTTTTCATAAGTTACATCAACTTTAAAAACTATCTTTTTATTTTTTGTCATAATCTCATAACTTTCTTTTTTCTGCATTAAAAAAGAGTATATATCCACTGAAACGATATTAAGTTCTGCATCAGACGTTTCAAGCTCTGCGGCGTAAAGCATTTCATTGACAAGTTTAGTGCCCTTATTTATATTATTTTCTATTACTTGTAAATATTTTCTTATCTTTTGAGTATCAATATAATTGTCTTCCAAAAGTGATTCAACATATCCTTGTATTACAGATAGAGGTGTTTTCAGGTCATGGGCAAGGGCTTGAATCATCTCTTGTCTTTCCTGCTCTGATTTCCACTGTGATATTAATGATTCCTTAAGTTCATTTTTCATTTCGTCAAATGCTTGGCAAAGTCTTCCAAGTTCATTGTCAGCATTATAGTCTATATTAAAATCAAGATCTTTCTCCTTAACCTTTCTTGATGCATCTATAAGCATATTAACCGGCTTAACTATATTACCGGCAAATTTCTTTGAAAAAAGCAATGTAAAAATTACTATATAAATAAACGGAGAAAAAACAACTACAATAAATAATGGTGTAAGGAATATTTTATCTGATGTACTTGCATAATGAGGTGTTAATGTATATGATAATGAAACTGCTCCACTTATCTTCCCCTGATAATCAATTACCGGGATGATTCTTACATATCTCCCATCTATAGCGATGGTAGTATTAATTTTATTATATAAGTCCTCTTTGCCATTTATAAGTTTTTTATAATCTGTCCCATATATTTTGTTGCCATTTACATCCATAACCTGATACAATATTCCTTCTGAAGGAATCACTTTATTAAGAAGTTGTTTTTTGTTCCTGTTTAATAGAATTACACTTTCTTTTCTGATATAGCCTTCAATATCAGGTATTTTCTTTTCATAGTAGTTGGCAGGAAATATTTTTTTATATTCAATTTTTGTATAAATAATATAACCCACATAATATGTAGCTATTGTAGCTATTATGCTTGATATTATAATCATAATAAACGTTAATATAAATTGAGCTTTGAGAGGTTTTTTCCCCAACATATATATGCACCCACTTGATGTATAATTTCACATTACATTATTTTGTTAAATCTATAGCCGATACCCCATACTGTCGATATATACTCTGTTTCGTGGTCAAATTCAGCTATCTTTGACCTTATGTTTTTCACATGTTCAGTCACAGTTGAAGAATCTCCTTCTGCATCATATCCCCAAACCTTCTCATAAATCTGTTCTTTTGAAAACACCTGACCTGGATGCATTAAAAGCAGTTCTAAAATGTCAAATTCTCGTTTAGTAAGGGATATGATATTATCGTTAACCTTAACCTGTCTTGATTTTAAATCAACAGACAGTCTGCCAAAGCTAATCAACACTCTCTTGTTTGAGCTATTAAGAAATAAAGCCCTCTTCTCTCTCCTTAAATGTGCATCTATTCTCGCAAGCAGTTCATTAAGGCTAAAAGGCTTTATTAAATAATCATCACCTCCTAAGGCAAGACCTTTTAGTTTATCGGTTTCCGATTGTTTCGCACTCAAAAATATTATGGGGCAAAGAACTACATCTCTTATTTTTCTACAGACTTCATACCCATCAATACCAGGCATCATTATGTCAAGAATAATAATGTCGGGGTGTTCTTTAGCTTTTTTAATACCGCTTTCACCGTCATATGCTGCTAATACAATATGACCTCTTTTCTCAAGAGAATCTTTTAAAAGAGTGACTAAATCTTCCTCATCATCAATTATAAGAATCTTACTCATACCATCATGCCTCCTTTAAATTTTTATTTAATCATATATTTTTCTACCTTCCCACCTTTCAATCCAAATCAAACCTCCAGCCAACAAACTCACAAAAAATATGGCAGCTGGAATAAGACCCTTTATAGCTTGATTTGCAATAAAACCTGAAGATAGTATTTCGGTTGGGTATTTCATACCAGTCAAATATAACAAATATGTTCCTATTAACCCTGATAAACGAACTGGCCATGCCCAAGGTACAAATTGCCAAATTTTATCACCAAGACCTGTTGCCATCAATGCAGCTATTAAAATACTACCACCGCCAATACCTACTGATGCACCTATTCCCCATGCAAAACTTATCCATAAATGGAATGCCAATAGTGGAATAGTTCCTATTATAGCTACTATAGCTGCTATAACAAAAATTGACCAGAATATATGTATATTTAATATAAAATTTAATTCCACTAAAAGTGCCAATACAGCAAGTAATGTACTTACTGATGTCAACAAAATAAGCATTACAAGTTTCCCAAGGTACAAATCCCTGCGGGGTAGTTTGCTTCCAAGAAAACCATTGAAACTCCCAGCAAGTTCCTCCTGATGTATCATTAATCCTGATATTAAACCTACACCAAGCGGAATAACCATTGCTGTCCACACTTCAAAAAATGCTTTGAATATTGAAATTTGAGTATATATTGTTATTGTTTTTAACGAAAAGTACCACGTTATTAAAGCAGTAAAAATCAAAGGTGTTAAAAATGTAAGCCATCGTATAGGTGTGCGTTTTGTCTTAATCCATTCTGATATAAATATTTTCATCATCTTGTCTCCTTTTTATTAAACCACACTGAAGTAATTATAGTAAAGATTATTAAGGCAGCAAGTGACAGAGCTATTCCTACTGGTATTACTGATGAATTCATGAGAGAATCTGATGCTTCCAAAGGAATCCCATTTGGGTGTACGCCTATTACAGGACACATAAGCCGTATCGGCCAGCTCCATGGGACATATATCCAATACCATTCAGGTGCCGCTGTAACACCGGCAATAAGCCCGGTAAATCCCACAGCCATACTAAAAAAGGTGCCTTTCCACGTTGCTGCCCATAACTGAAGTGGTATTACAGCAAGGGATGTAAGCCATATCGTAAACCCACCTGCAAAAATCTTTACCCATGGAATTTCTCCTCCTGCTGTAATAAGCCCTGAAATTATTATAACGGCAATAAGAACAAGTGTCGCTAGCATCATATGATATGCCATTGATAAGATTTTAGCTGTCCAGATAACCGACGGTGAAATATTGTGAGCTCGCAAATTGTGGTAATTTCCTGCCTTTTTTTCCTGCAATGCCACTAATGCAGCAAATAAAGCTATACCAAATGGAATGAATATTACTGGCCACCAATTGTATACCTGGCCAAGAATAAGCTGCCATGACCTTAGATAATTAGCAGGCATAAATAATTTTTGTAGTAATGCTATTACTATAAAAAAAAGTGGTGCAAGTAATATGAGTCTTCTGGCAAAAGTCCTCCTGTATTTAAGGTTCTCAGATTTTATTATATTAATCATTATTTATTTAGCCCCCTTTACAACTTTCATAAATAGTTCCTCAAGGTCTTCATCATAACTTATTTTACCCTGGTATTTAAGTACACCATCGCTTATAATACCAATATAATCAACAAGCTGTGATACTTCTGACAATATATGGCTTGATAGAATTACCGTAATCCCTTTTTGGGGGAACGAACCTATTAATTCCCTCAGCTCCTGAATGCCTAAAGGATCAAGACCATTTGTAGGTTCATCAAGAATCAAAAGTTCTGGATCACCTAACAATGCTATTGCAATTCCTAATCTTTGCTTCATACCCATTGAAAATTGTGCTGCCAACTTTTTACCTGTATCTTTAAGGTCCACTATCTCAAGTACTTCATAAATTCTTTCTTTTGGAAGTCCCATTAATTTTGTGTGGACGAGAAGGTTTTCAACTGCAGTTAAATTGCCATATAAAGCTGGGGATTCAATTAATGTTCCAATTCTCTCAAGATGCTTTCGTTGCCATAGCTCACCGAAAACAATAATTTCACCGCTTGACGGATACAATAGTCCCGTAAGCATTTTTAATATAGTGGATTTTCCTGCTCCGTTTGGACCAAGTAATCCGTAAATTGAACCCTTTGGGATTTTGAGTGAAACATCATTTACAGCAAGCTGCTTTCCGTAGTATTTTTTCAGCCCTCTCGTTTCAACTATCAAGTTTGACATTTAACTCTTCCTTTCATTGCATTATTAATCTCTACAATGATTATTAATATATTAGGCAATTATAAAGAATTTATAAAGTTACTCTTATCAATCAAAAGAAAATAACCACCATTCTTTCTTCATTAAAAACACTGCTATCTCGGCTGGTCAAAAAGAAGGCTGTGGGTTTTCAGGATATCAAGCGTACTTATTTTTATTTTCCTCTGGTTACTCAGTCTGAATGTACAAAAGTTGAGAATCGTTCTTTCGTACAGAGAGTTTACGGTGGAGCACTTAAACTCGTCCAGTCAAAACATCATCCACTGCAGCAAATTGTCCGGTTAAACTAATAGATTGTCTAACATTATCAGGATTTGATATAACATCAAATCCGTTTACGTACACTTTCCCACTATCTGGTTTTAATAATGTAGTAAGAATTTTTATAATTGTTGTTTTGCCAGCACCATTTGTTCCTAACAGTGCAAAAATACTTCCTTTAACTACCT carries:
- a CDS encoding lantibiotic immunity ABC transporter MutG family permease subunit; amino-acid sequence: MKIFISEWIKTKRTPIRWLTFLTPLIFTALITWYFSLKTITIYTQISIFKAFFEVWTAMVIPLGVGLISGLMIHQEELAGSFNGFLGSKLPRRDLYLGKLVMLILLTSVSTLLAVLALLVELNFILNIHIFWSIFVIAAIVAIIGTIPLLAFHLWISFAWGIGASVGIGGGSILIAALMATGLGDKIWQFVPWAWPVRLSGLIGTYLLYLTGMKYPTEILSSGFIANQAIKGLIPAAIFFVSLLAGGLIWIERWEGRKIYD
- a CDS encoding lantibiotic immunity ABC transporter MutE/EpiE family permease subunit, whose translation is MINIIKSENLKYRRTFARRLILLAPLFFIVIALLQKLFMPANYLRSWQLILGQVYNWWPVIFIPFGIALFAALVALQEKKAGNYHNLRAHNISPSVIWTAKILSMAYHMMLATLVLIAVIIISGLITAGGEIPWVKIFAGGFTIWLTSLAVIPLQLWAATWKGTFFSMAVGFTGLIAGVTAAPEWYWIYVPWSWPIRLMCPVIGVHPNGIPLEASDSLMNSSVIPVGIALSLAALIIFTIITSVWFNKKETR
- a CDS encoding ATP-binding protein; translation: MLGKKPLKAQFILTFIMIIISSIIATIATYYVGYIIYTKIEYKKIFPANYYEKKIPDIEGYIRKESVILLNRNKKQLLNKVIPSEGILYQVMDVNGNKIYGTDYKKLINGKEDLYNKINTTIAIDGRYVRIIPVIDYQGKISGAVSLSYTLTPHYASTSDKIFLTPLFIVVVFSPFIYIVIFTLLFSKKFAGNIVKPVNMLIDASRKVKEKDLDFNIDYNADNELGRLCQAFDEMKNELKESLISQWKSEQERQEMIQALAHDLKTPLSVIQGYVESLLEDNYIDTQKIRKYLQVIENNINKGTKLVNEMLYAAELETSDAELNIVSVDIYSFLMQKKESYEIMTKNKKIVFKVDVTYENQAKMTCPVDTVKLERILDNIVSNSIDYTPEHGTITINADITCNNICFKVCDTGKGFSSKDLSNLFNKFYRGDESRSTKHGHAGLGLYIAKRLVEMHGGSITAFNAKDGGACITFDLHFIK
- a CDS encoding response regulator transcription factor codes for the protein MSKILIIDDEEDLVTLLKDSLEKRGHIVLAAYDGESGIKKAKEHPDIIILDIMMPGIDGYEVCRKIRDVVLCPIIFLSAKQSETDKLKGLALGGDDYLIKPFSLNELLARIDAHLRREKRALFLNSSNKRVLISFGRLSVDLKSRQVKVNDNIISLTKREFDILELLLMHPGQVFSKEQIYEKVWGYDAEGDSSTVTEHVKNIRSKIAEFDHETEYISTVWGIGYRFNKIM
- a CDS encoding lantibiotic protection ABC transporter ATP-binding protein is translated as MSNLIVETRGLKKYYGKQLAVNDVSLKIPKGSIYGLLGPNGAGKSTILKMLTGLLYPSSGEIIVFGELWQRKHLERIGTLIESPALYGNLTAVENLLVHTKLMGLPKERIYEVLEIVDLKDTGKKLAAQFSMGMKQRLGIAIALLGDPELLILDEPTNGLDPLGIQELRELIGSFPQKGITVILSSHILSEVSQLVDYIGIISDGVLKYQGKISYDEDLEELFMKVVKGAK